A stretch of DNA from Deltaproteobacteria bacterium:
AAAGAAATGGTTTTGATTTCTAAAGATGATACTGCAGGAACCCTGCATGACAAACTAAAGGAGGTTGGCGCTGCTGTCCTCTTAAAGACAATTGATGCCATAAGATGCAATGCCGTGATTCCGATAGAGCAGGATAATTCTATGGCAACATACGCACCTGTCTTGAAAAAGATAGATTGCCGTATTGACTGGAATAAGGACGCTGCTTCTATAAGAAATTTTGTGAGGGGACTCAATCCATTACCCTGTGCATTCACACATATAGAAAACAGACTGTTTAAGATATACAGCGGTTTTGTGAAATCTGATAAAGTAAAAGAGGCGACTGGCACTGTTGTTGATGTGTCTTCTGACGGCATTGAAGTTGCTGCAAAAGACAGCATATTTGTAATCACTGAACTTAAGCCTGAGAACAGGGATAAGATGAGCGCTGGAGAATTCATAAGGGGTTATAAGATTGGGAAAGGTCAAATCCTTAATTGACAGAGAAGAAGAGTTTGCAGGACAGGATGGAAGCGTTTCATATAAGCCGCCAAAATCTATATTTATTGCCCTCCTTGCTGCCACAACATTTATCCTGATAGTTGTTGGATTTTTGTTCTGGTATATACCTGCGGTTGGTCTGAATAACATCCACCCTAGTCTGCCGCTCAT
This window harbors:
- a CDS encoding methionyl-tRNA formyltransferase codes for the protein MGTPDFAAESLRAIVKSSDEVAVVVTQPDKPKGRGMVFTPPPVKVLAQEYNMPVLQPERIKEDWFIERLKDISPDIIVVAAYGRILPKTILEIPQNGCINVHASLLPKYRGAAPINWAIINGENQTGITTMLMDEGMDTGRILLKEMVLISKDDTAGTLHDKLKEVGAAVLLKTIDAIRCNAVIPIEQDNSMATYAPVLKKIDCRIDWNKDAASIRNFVRGLNPLPCAFTHIENRLFKIYSGFVKSDKVKEATGTVVDVSSDGIEVAAKDSIFVITELKPENRDKMSAGEFIRGYKIGKGQILN